The Dermacentor albipictus isolate Rhodes 1998 colony chromosome 2, USDA_Dalb.pri_finalv2, whole genome shotgun sequence genome has a segment encoding these proteins:
- the LOC139055929 gene encoding uncharacterized protein, with translation MCSLVGAVSAARVGRGIRCTEKPAEDYQVVLPHLPTGASVLNTVFLHADVKARPYRVEHVRDSLARLSLLPEVVALGAYQMNHLWAVTFKDEEGKRKILEAEAFNVKDHRCMVIDPRDRGVRLKLYWLLHGVPDEDVRVALAPFGKVTEISRDKWKVKGCIDKGSTTRSVTLKLNVGLTVDDLPHQLRVAEDMALVFVPGRAPLCLRCRGIGHIRRECRVPRCGVCRRFGHDDSQCVRSYASVTGPLQRDVVSEHMMDAADAEEASREDNDVAKTPAKPLEPSPGAVQEANLPLAAAPETKPETATCDAGVNAASASSSLPQEVGREATDVEMITTGSIAAKRAHEDTGNAGITTASGTGEPPTKESTTRRSMRKPQPNVPPGSRVAPKTPPP, from the coding sequence ATGTGCTCCCTTGTAGGGGCGGTTTCAGCGGCCCGTGTGGGCCGTGGTATCAGGTGTACTGAAAAGCCGGCTGAAGACTACCAGGTTGTTCTGCCTCATCTGCCCACAGGTGCTTCTGTTTTAAACACCGTTTTTTTGCATGCCGATGTGAAAGCCAGGCCATATCGAGTGGAGCATGTCCGAGATAGCCTTGCACGTCTTTCGTTGCTGCCGGAAGTGGTGGCCCTCGGGGCATACCAAATGAATCACCTGTGGGCAGTGACGTTTAAGGACGAGGAAGGCAAGAGGAAGATATTAGAAGCTGAAGCGTTCAACGTTAAAGACCACCGCTGCATGGTCATCGACCCGCGCGACCGAGGTGTCCGACTGAAGCTATACTGGCTGCTTCATGGCGTACCGGACGAAGACGTTCGAGTGGCTTTGGCGCCATTTGGAAAAGTGACGGAAATTAGCAGAGACAAGTGGAAGGTCAAGGGCTGCATTGACAAAGGATCAACCACCCGCTCGGTGACGCTGAAATTAAATGTGGGCCTCACTGTGGACGACCTACCACACCAACTGCGTGTTGCTGAGGATATGGCGCTCGTCTTCGTTCCTGGCAGAGCGCCGCTCTGCCTCCGATGCCGTGGCATCGGACACATCCGGCGAGAGTGCCGCGTTCCACGATGTGGGGTCTGTCGTCGCTTCGGCCACGATGATTCCCAATGTGTGCGCTCTTATGCCAGCGTTACAGGCCCACTCCAAAGGGACGTAGTATCCGAACACATGATGGACGCCGCAGATGCCGAAGAAGCTAGCAGGGAGGACAACGACGTGGCGAAGACTCCTGCAAAGCCCCTTGAACCCTCCCCAGGAGCTGTCCAGGAAGCGAACCTGCCCTTGGCTGCAGCCCCGGAAACGAAGCCAGAGACTGCGACATGCGACGCAGGCGTGAACGCAGCAAGCGCGTCATCGTCACTGCCGCAAGAAGTCGGCCGGGAAGCAACGGACGTCGAGATGATTACGACCGGAAGCATCGCTGCAAAGCGTGCTCACGAAGACACTGGCAATGCAGGAATAACTACTGCGTCGGGCACCGGCGAACCTCCAACGAAGGAATCGACTACGCGGCGGTCTATGCGCAAACCGCAGCCGAACGTGCCGCCTGGCAGTAGGGTGGCCCCTAAAACGCCTCCGCCCTAG